The following coding sequences are from one Pelmatolapia mariae isolate MD_Pm_ZW linkage group LG4, Pm_UMD_F_2, whole genome shotgun sequence window:
- the LOC134625292 gene encoding zona pellucida sperm-binding protein 1-like isoform X2, whose translation MNYRSIKICAILLLFTVMARRCVCLSPDHRKKTLEQRKQLAMPRVTCSVRGIRAVFGPLVKNNVYARDVTGATVPVLQYEKTCGVRVDRVKNQSLSFFSRYDSCFVHVEGSKAVIPLQVQLAGEDRWIRVNISCPLIKTRSERTQPRPTPFPGNCDIERALRVDCGHQSVSSDVCYKLGCCYDARDSACYYTLNGTAVFKIGVSDCGAKRKANGDVVIYEVEVVELHTGNDGENSQFSLQVQCEYDSSDLKRAAELRSLYAVTNPPPVIALGSIGVQMRIATDASFTSFIPEERLPLTLPLREAVNVEISIVQPSPDPTLSLRVRDCFAYPGSRHSVWTLLYDGCPNPQDNMRSSVPVDKQGKTASHSHVRRFDVKTFAFLDPSTGHPSPEEMYFYCWVEICTNDVDCAQRCTFISSEGERPRREAASQPHQLQLVSLGPLQLVQNNTEAEKDPCMKQEKMFQVIVYILSGVGAGLLVVLLFIVCSSIRRCQNRGMQRARDEQDGSEASQ comes from the exons ATGAATTATCGTTCTATAAAGATTTGCGCGATTCTTTTACTTTTCACCGTCATGGCTCGGCGCTGCGTCTGCCTTTCCCCCGATCACAGGAAGAAAACACTCGAGCAGAGGAAACAGCTCGCCATGCCGCGAGTCACCTGCTCTGTCCGAGGCATCAGAGCTGTGTTTGGTCCTCTGGTGAAAAACAATGTGTACGCCAGAG ACGTGACAGGGGCCACAGTCCCAGTGCTTCAGTATGAGAAGACCTGTGGAGTGCGAGTGGATAGAGTGAAGAACCAGAGCCTCTCGTTTTTCAGCAGATATGACAGCTGCTTTGTTCATGTTGAG GGCAGCAAAGCCGTCATCCCACTGCAGGTCCAGCTGGCAGGAGAGGATCGATGGATCAGGGTCAATATCAGCTGTCCCCTGATAAAGACAAGAAGTGAGAGGACCCAGCCTCGCCCAACAC CATTCCCTGGAAACTGTGACATTGAAAGAGCTCTTCGAGTGGACTGTGGCCACCAAAGCGTTTCCAGTGATGTCTGCTACAAACTGGGCTGCTGCTATGATGCTCGTGATTCAGCCTGCTACTACACACTCAATG GTACTGCTGTCTTCAAGATAGGAGTCTCAGACTGCGGTGCAAAGAGGAAG GCAAATGGAGACGTGGTGATCTATGAAGTGGAAGTGGTGGAGCTACATACAGGAAATGATGGGGAAAATTCTCAATTTAG tCTTCAGGTCCAGTGTGAATATGACTCATCTGATCTGAAGCGTGCAGCAGAACTGCGGTCTTTGTATGCGGTGACTAATCCACCACCTGTCATTGCACTGGGGTCCATTGGAGTGCAAATGAGAATAGCCACAG ATGCATCCTTTACATCCTTTATTCCCGAGGAACGGCTTCCGCTGACTTTGCCCCTTCGTGAAGCTGTGAATGTGGAGATTTCCATCGTGCAGCCGTCTCCAGATCCCACACTTTCCCTGCGAGTGCGAGACTGCTTTGCTTATCCTGGGTCAAGACACTCTGTGTGGACACTTCTCTATGATGG ATGTCCAAATCCTCAGGATAATATGAGAAGCTCTGTCCCTGTGGACAAACAGGGGAAGACCGCATCTCACTCACATGTCAGGAGATTTGATGTCAAGACCTTTGCCTTCTTGGACCCCAGCACAGGCCATCCAAGTCCAGAGGAA ATGTACTTCTATTGTTGGGTGGAAATCTGCACGAATGACGTTGACTGTGCGCAGCGTTGTACCTTCATTT CATCTGAGGGGGAGAGACCGAGAAGAGAGGCCGCATCTCAACCCCACCAGCTTCAACTGGTCTCTTTAGGGCCACTGCAGCTGGTCCAGAATAACACTGAAGCCGAGAAAGACCCCtgcatgaaacaggaaaaaa TGTTTCAGGTGATTGTATATATCCTGTCTGGTGTTGGTGCTGGCCTCCTTGTAGTCCTGCTGTTCATTGTGTGTTCAAGCATCAGGAGGTGTCAGAACAGAGGCATGCAACGAGCACGTGACGAACAAGATGGCAGTGAAGCATCTCAATAA
- the LOC134625292 gene encoding zona pellucida sperm-binding protein 4-like isoform X1: protein MNYRSIKICAILLLFTVMARRCVCLSPDHRKKTLEQRKQLAMPRVTCSVRGIRAVFGPLVKNNVYARDVTGATVPVLQYEKTCGVRVDRVKNQSLSFFSRYDSCFVHVEGSKAVIPLQVQLAGEDRWIRVNISCPLIKTRSERTQPRPTPFPGNCDIERALRVDCGHQSVSSDVCYKLGCCYDARDSACYYTLNACSLDGHFVFSVNAADAHTPIDPSSLIVKDQPHCRPVVITPGTAVFKIGVSDCGAKRKANGDVVIYEVEVVELHTGNDGENSQFSLQVQCEYDSSDLKRAAELRSLYAVTNPPPVIALGSIGVQMRIATDASFTSFIPEERLPLTLPLREAVNVEISIVQPSPDPTLSLRVRDCFAYPGSRHSVWTLLYDGCPNPQDNMRSSVPVDKQGKTASHSHVRRFDVKTFAFLDPSTGHPSPEEMYFYCWVEICTNDVDCAQRCTFISSEGERPRREAASQPHQLQLVSLGPLQLVQNNTEAEKDPCMKQEKMFQVIVYILSGVGAGLLVVLLFIVCSSIRRCQNRGMQRARDEQDGSEASQ, encoded by the exons ATGAATTATCGTTCTATAAAGATTTGCGCGATTCTTTTACTTTTCACCGTCATGGCTCGGCGCTGCGTCTGCCTTTCCCCCGATCACAGGAAGAAAACACTCGAGCAGAGGAAACAGCTCGCCATGCCGCGAGTCACCTGCTCTGTCCGAGGCATCAGAGCTGTGTTTGGTCCTCTGGTGAAAAACAATGTGTACGCCAGAG ACGTGACAGGGGCCACAGTCCCAGTGCTTCAGTATGAGAAGACCTGTGGAGTGCGAGTGGATAGAGTGAAGAACCAGAGCCTCTCGTTTTTCAGCAGATATGACAGCTGCTTTGTTCATGTTGAG GGCAGCAAAGCCGTCATCCCACTGCAGGTCCAGCTGGCAGGAGAGGATCGATGGATCAGGGTCAATATCAGCTGTCCCCTGATAAAGACAAGAAGTGAGAGGACCCAGCCTCGCCCAACAC CATTCCCTGGAAACTGTGACATTGAAAGAGCTCTTCGAGTGGACTGTGGCCACCAAAGCGTTTCCAGTGATGTCTGCTACAAACTGGGCTGCTGCTATGATGCTCGTGATTCAGCCTGCTACTACACACTCAATG CCTGCTCTCTGGACGGACACTTTGTGTTCTCAGTAAACGCTGCAGATGCACACACTCCCATTGATCCCAGCAGCCTCATTGTAAAGGATCAGCCGCACTGTCGCCCTGTTGTCATAACCCCAGGTACTGCTGTCTTCAAGATAGGAGTCTCAGACTGCGGTGCAAAGAGGAAG GCAAATGGAGACGTGGTGATCTATGAAGTGGAAGTGGTGGAGCTACATACAGGAAATGATGGGGAAAATTCTCAATTTAG tCTTCAGGTCCAGTGTGAATATGACTCATCTGATCTGAAGCGTGCAGCAGAACTGCGGTCTTTGTATGCGGTGACTAATCCACCACCTGTCATTGCACTGGGGTCCATTGGAGTGCAAATGAGAATAGCCACAG ATGCATCCTTTACATCCTTTATTCCCGAGGAACGGCTTCCGCTGACTTTGCCCCTTCGTGAAGCTGTGAATGTGGAGATTTCCATCGTGCAGCCGTCTCCAGATCCCACACTTTCCCTGCGAGTGCGAGACTGCTTTGCTTATCCTGGGTCAAGACACTCTGTGTGGACACTTCTCTATGATGG ATGTCCAAATCCTCAGGATAATATGAGAAGCTCTGTCCCTGTGGACAAACAGGGGAAGACCGCATCTCACTCACATGTCAGGAGATTTGATGTCAAGACCTTTGCCTTCTTGGACCCCAGCACAGGCCATCCAAGTCCAGAGGAA ATGTACTTCTATTGTTGGGTGGAAATCTGCACGAATGACGTTGACTGTGCGCAGCGTTGTACCTTCATTT CATCTGAGGGGGAGAGACCGAGAAGAGAGGCCGCATCTCAACCCCACCAGCTTCAACTGGTCTCTTTAGGGCCACTGCAGCTGGTCCAGAATAACACTGAAGCCGAGAAAGACCCCtgcatgaaacaggaaaaaa TGTTTCAGGTGATTGTATATATCCTGTCTGGTGTTGGTGCTGGCCTCCTTGTAGTCCTGCTGTTCATTGTGTGTTCAAGCATCAGGAGGTGTCAGAACAGAGGCATGCAACGAGCACGTGACGAACAAGATGGCAGTGAAGCATCTCAATAA
- the wbp2nl gene encoding postacrosomal sheath WW domain-binding protein, whose translation MALNRNHTHNGNVLINNGESVLRECKNVELSFSDVTCKTDLLKGTKKGTVYLTPYRLVFVSSNTKDCLGSAMFPYYLMKGCSIEQPVFAANYIKGTVSAEPGGGWEGQAHFKMSFPSGGAIELGQHLFKLATNASRGAPVQNGAAAYGYPSPGMMNGYGPPPPAPQGYPYPPPPQQNGFYQGPPPAAGNMPYSYPPPAAAGMYPSGFDYMAPPPPYPGPPQNWAAPPQNWTAPPPQPPPGNAKAAEAAGSAYYNPSNPHNVYMPMERPPPYAPSSNFPEKKNN comes from the exons ATGGCTTTGAATCGAAATCATACGCATAACGGCAACGTGTTGATAAACAACGGAGAGAG TGTTTTAAGGGAGTGCAAGAATGTGGAGCTGTCATTCAGTGATGTCACCTGCAAGACAGATCTGCTGAAGGGGACCAAGAAGGGCACGGTGTACCTCACACCATACAGG TTGGTGTTTGTGTCCAGTAACACCAAGGACTGCCTGGGTTCAGCCATGTTCCCCTATTACCTGATGAAGGGCTGCAGCATTGAGCAGCCAGTCTTTGCAGCCAACTACATTAAAGGGACAGTGTCTGCTGAGCCCGGTG GTGGCTGGGAGGGTCAGGCACATTTCAAGATGTCATTCCCCAGTGGAGGAGCCATAGAGTTGGGACAGCACCTCTTCAAACTGGCCACAAATG cttctcgtggCGCTCCGGTGCAGAATGGAGCTGCTGCCTACGGTTACCCTTCACCTGGTATGATGAATGGCTATGGCCCACCTCCACCTGCTCCTCAAGGCTATCCCTACCCACCACCTCCCCAGCAGAATGGCTTCTACCAGGGGCCTCCCCCTGCTGCTGGCAACATGCCCTACTCTTATCCACCACCTGCTGCTGCAG GAATGTACCCATCTGGTTTTGACTACATGGCCCCTCCTCCCCCGTACCCTGGGCCACCACAAAACTGGGCTGCACCCCCTCAGAACTGGAcagcaccaccaccacaaccacCTCCAG GTAACGCCAAGGCGGCTGAAGCAGCGGGCAGCGCATATTACAATCCCAGCAATCCACACAATGTCTACATGCCCATG GAGCGACCTCCACCATACGCACCTTCTTCAAACTTccctgaaaagaaaaacaactga
- the rrp7a gene encoding ribosomal RNA-processing protein 7 homolog A produces the protein MAPSKKKHAKNQASVIPGGFTVLSLQFSSDSAARHSLYVKEHRVRAERSSHRPLDRTLFVLNIPPYCSEDVVKDLFSQFGSVQSVELRDHPGSSQEAGPKLSKFFKPAEKQGFKVGYVVFQNSSSLPAVKSHPHDAPLVVCTEQRPVKTGLQKWIQQYTDSFIQPEQLQQKVDSFMEDYDKRKEEEAERQKKEAEEEQEDEEGWVKVTRGHKGAKARPHSEAANRRTLQKEITKKKRKELLNFYTWQHRNTQKEHIAELRKKFEEDKQRIALLRAQRKFRPY, from the exons ATGGCGCCGTCCAAGAAGAAACACGCCAAGAATCAGGCTTCTGTTATTCCTGGAGGATTTACGG TGTTATCCTTACAGTTCAGCTCCGACAGCGCTGCCCGGCACTCGCTGTATGTGAAGGAGCACAGGGTGCGAGCGGAGAGGAGTTCCCACAGACCGCTGGACCGGACTTTATTCGTGCTAAACATCCCTCCATACTGCTCAGAG gATGTTGTCAAAGATTTATTCTCGCAGTTTGGCAGCGTTCAGTCAGTGGAGCTGAGAGACCACCCGGGGTCCTCCCAGGAGGCTGGACCCAAACTGTCCAAGTTCTTCAAACCAGCTGAAAAACAG GGCTTCAAAGTCGGGTATGTTGTATTTCAAAACTCCTCCAGTTTACCAGCAGTTAAATCACACCCACATGATGCGCCTTTGGTGGTCTGCACAGAGCAGCGCCCAGTCAAAACAGGACTGCAGA AGTGGATCCAGCAGTACACAGATTCCTTTATCCAACCGGAGCAGCTGCAACAAAAAGTCGACTCTTTTATGGAAGACTACGATAAGCGTAAAGAAGAG GAAGCGGAGCGGCAGAAGAAGGAGGCCGAGGAGGAGCAAGAAGATGAAGAGGGCTGGGTGAAAGTCACAAGAGGGCACAAGGGTGCCAAGGCGCGTCCTCACAGCGAAGCAGCCAATCGGAGGACTCTACAGAAGGAGATaacgaagaagaagaggaaggagCTCTTGAACTTCTACACCTggcagcacagaaacacacagaaagaac atATCGCTGAACTAAGGAAAAAGTTTGAGGAGGATAAACAGAGAATAGCTCTGCTGAGGGCACAGAGGAAGTTCAGACCTTACTGA